In Saccharothrix syringae, the following are encoded in one genomic region:
- a CDS encoding PucR family transcriptional regulator, with protein MTGPTTLSRDTLRTLQRASGDLAAASVAEMEARLPWFRRMPADQRAGVLLLIQNGVAGFVSWLHDPQQAIRLTAEAFRSAPKDISRWVSLRQTVELVRIALELFERQLPRLARDDAERALLNEGVLRYGREIAFSAATSYAAAAEARGAWDARLEALVVDGIVRGDAEESLLSRATALGWDPAAEATVLVGNPPSDDPPAVVFEVRSRAARIGRQVLLSVQGSRLVVLLGGETERGDALARIADAFGAGAVVAGPTVPSLADAHRSASDALSGLRAVVGWPAAPRPVRSLDLLPERALAGDPEAEWQLVDRVARPLEEAGGALLETVDTFLEVGGVLEACARKLFVHPNTVRYRLRRATELTGRNANDPRDALVLRVALAVGRLARARGLW; from the coding sequence ATGACCGGACCGACGACCCTGTCGCGGGACACGCTGCGCACCCTCCAGCGGGCGTCGGGCGACCTGGCCGCGGCGAGCGTGGCCGAGATGGAGGCCCGGCTGCCCTGGTTCCGGCGGATGCCCGCGGACCAGCGCGCCGGCGTGCTGCTGCTCATCCAGAACGGGGTCGCGGGCTTCGTGTCCTGGCTGCACGACCCGCAGCAGGCGATCCGGCTGACCGCCGAGGCGTTCCGGTCCGCGCCCAAGGACATCTCCCGCTGGGTGAGCCTGCGCCAGACCGTGGAGCTGGTCCGGATCGCGCTGGAGCTGTTCGAGCGGCAGCTCCCCCGGCTCGCGCGCGACGACGCGGAACGCGCGCTGCTCAACGAGGGCGTGCTGCGGTACGGGCGGGAGATCGCGTTCTCCGCGGCCACCTCCTACGCGGCCGCGGCGGAGGCCCGGGGCGCCTGGGACGCCCGGCTGGAGGCGCTGGTCGTCGACGGCATCGTGCGCGGCGACGCGGAGGAGTCGCTGCTCTCCCGCGCCACCGCGCTGGGCTGGGACCCGGCGGCCGAGGCGACCGTGCTGGTGGGCAACCCGCCGTCGGACGACCCGCCCGCCGTGGTGTTCGAGGTGCGCAGCCGGGCCGCGCGCATCGGGCGGCAGGTGCTGCTGAGCGTGCAGGGCTCGCGGCTGGTGGTGCTGCTGGGCGGGGAGACCGAGCGCGGTGACGCGCTGGCGCGGATCGCCGACGCGTTCGGCGCGGGCGCCGTGGTGGCCGGGCCGACGGTGCCGAGCCTGGCCGACGCGCACCGCAGCGCGAGCGACGCCCTGTCGGGCCTGCGGGCGGTGGTGGGGTGGCCCGCCGCGCCGCGGCCGGTGCGGTCGCTGGACCTGCTGCCGGAGCGGGCGCTGGCGGGCGACCCGGAGGCCGAGTGGCAACTGGTCGACCGCGTGGCCCGGCCGCTGGAGGAGGCGGGCGGCGCGCTGCTGGAGACCGTGGACACCTTCCTGGAGGTCGGCGGCGTGCTGGAGGCGTGCGCGCGGAAGCTGTTCGTGCACCCCAACACCGTCCGCTACCGGCTGCGCCGGGCCACCGAGCTGACCGGGCGCAACGCCAACGACCCCCGGGACGCGCTGGTGCTGCGGGTGGCGCTGGCGGTGGGCCGGCTCGCCCGCGCCCGCGGGCTGTGGTGA